The Pseudomonas moraviensis genome contains the following window.
TGTCGATGAGAGCGAAATCATCCTGCCTACCGAACAATTCACGATCCTGATAGGCCTGAAGGCTGACAAGGAACATTCTTTAGTCGAAATGGCCGCGTCACAAATAATGCATGAACATCTACGCCGCCAGTCTTCACCTGAATTGAAATCGCATACTGGTTATTACTACGAGTACTACCATGCGATGACTGAGCCCGGCTCCATTCTGTGCTCGCTGGTACATGTACGGGCCGAAGGCGATGAAATCGTATATGAGCGAAACGAGCGATTACAGGTTTCTGAAGCGGCAGAGGAATTTGAGCGTTATCAATATCTGGGTATTGCCTATCACCTTCGGGATCGCTTGTTTTTTATCGATTATGAATCGCTCACCTCCAACGAAATCAGTCAGACCATCCTTATTCCAAGCTTCAAAAGCTGCATTACCCGGCTCAATGGGTTGAAGATGGGTGTTTCCGCTGCGGATCATCGCGCTCCTGCATGCTCCAGGGTCGTATGGGAGTATCTGGGGCAGGAAATCAATCCCATCGATGCATACCGCCGCGTTCGGTTGTATAAGCCTGATGATTGCGCCATTGATGATGATCTGCGCGCGCGCCTGGCCCAATCCCGGATTGTGGAGGGCCTGTTCGTTATCGCTGGATGACCGTCCTGAAAAAACTCCGGATGGAGCGAGGTCGGGTTCTCTTGATGTTGTTTTTCAAGATCCAAAGATCGCAGCCTCGTTGCACTCGACAGCTCCTGCTAGGGGGTGTCAGGGGCTGTCGATTTGTTCAAGCATCCATTTCACAAAATCGCGCACCTTCGGCACTTCCGCCGCGTGCTCCGGGTAGGCCAGGTAATAGGCGTCGCTGCTGGGCATCGCATGCTGCCAGGGTATGACCAGTTTGCCCTCGGCCAATTCCTCTTCCACCAGAAACCGTGGCAGGAGTGCCACGCCGCAGCCGACCTGGGCGGCGCGGATGCACATATAGAAGGTTTCGAAACGCGGCCCGTGGTAGCTGTGTTCGGTGTGGTAGCCCTGGCTGTCAAACCAGTCGTGCCAGGCCTGCGGTCGCGAGGCATTTTGCAGCAGCACCAGATCGGTGAGTTGCGTCGGGTCAGTCAAAGGCGTGTCGGGCAGGCTGC
Protein-coding sequences here:
- a CDS encoding helix-turn-helix domain-containing protein, translating into MCDFLPANLRLLCSHYRSVAEVCRKVRINRGQFNKYLCGKSFPTPFNLKRICDFFGVDESEIILPTEQFTILIGLKADKEHSLVEMAASQIMHEHLRRQSSPELKSHTGYYYEYYHAMTEPGSILCSLVHVRAEGDEIVYERNERLQVSEAAEEFERYQYLGIAYHLRDRLFFIDYESLTSNEISQTILIPSFKSCITRLNGLKMGVSAADHRAPACSRVVWEYLGQEINPIDAYRRVRLYKPDDCAIDDDLRARLAQSRIVEGLFVIAG